The following proteins come from a genomic window of Deltaproteobacteria bacterium:
- a CDS encoding hydroxymyristoyl-ACP dehydratase — translation MTGEFRSTIRETDKNTWEGVFHFHPDDGIYREHFPGYPVVPGSLIVHAFLKAAEEAGFSGECLTMENFRFREFLIPGHYPFRIERKEGLLNCCIQRGGRKLVTGVLKR, via the coding sequence ATGACCGGTGAATTCAGAAGTACAATTAGAGAAACGGACAAGAATACCTGGGAGGGTGTCTTCCATTTCCATCCTGACGACGGTATTTACCGGGAACATTTTCCCGGTTATCCTGTCGTCCCCGGAAGCCTGATTGTCCACGCGTTCCTGAAGGCGGCAGAAGAGGCCGGCTTTTCGGGAGAGTGCCTCACAATGGAAAATTTCAGATTCAGAGAGTTTCTTATACCCGGTCATTATCCATTTCGCATCGAGCGTAAGGAAGGCCTGTTGAACTGTTGTATTCAACGGGGGGGCAGGAAGCTGGTTACAGGAGTCTTGAAAAGATGA